One stretch of Natronobacterium gregoryi SP2 DNA includes these proteins:
- a CDS encoding prenyltransferase, whose protein sequence is MTETTASGRDDRLVAHFRYLLVLSRPRFWLYLAGPVLVGVAYAAGTTADLFAPAAVVLFGYFLVPANVFLYGVNDIYDREIDAENPKKDDREVRYGGQRYVPIAVVVCGVFPLLFVSVVPTAAWPWIVAFLFLGAAYSAPPFRFKTTPLLDSVSNGLYVAPGVAAYAAVAGTQPPVLAILGGWLWAMGMHTFSAIPDIEPDRATGTRTTATALGEHRTYAYCGACWLASAVAFGAIDYRLGAVMLVYPGLIAGIVVSNVAVDRAYWWFPAINTAVGTLLTVGGLWRVVHG, encoded by the coding sequence ATGACGGAAACGACTGCCTCGGGACGCGACGATCGACTCGTCGCTCACTTCCGATACTTGCTGGTGCTGTCGCGGCCGCGGTTCTGGCTCTACCTGGCGGGACCGGTACTGGTCGGCGTCGCCTACGCGGCCGGGACCACTGCCGACCTGTTTGCACCTGCGGCTGTCGTCCTCTTTGGCTACTTTCTGGTCCCGGCGAACGTCTTCCTCTACGGCGTCAACGACATCTACGACCGCGAGATCGACGCCGAGAACCCGAAGAAAGACGACCGTGAGGTGCGGTACGGTGGCCAACGATACGTGCCGATTGCCGTCGTGGTCTGTGGCGTGTTCCCCTTGCTGTTCGTGTCCGTCGTTCCGACGGCAGCCTGGCCGTGGATCGTCGCGTTCCTCTTTCTGGGGGCGGCCTACAGCGCGCCCCCGTTTCGATTCAAGACGACGCCGCTGCTGGATTCGGTCTCGAACGGGCTCTACGTGGCACCCGGCGTGGCGGCCTACGCGGCCGTCGCCGGGACCCAGCCCCCTGTTCTCGCAATTCTGGGCGGCTGGCTGTGGGCGATGGGAATGCACACCTTTTCGGCCATCCCCGACATCGAACCTGACCGTGCGACCGGGACCCGAACGACAGCGACGGCACTCGGCGAGCACCGAACCTACGCCTACTGTGGCGCGTGCTGGCTGGCGAGCGCCGTCGCGTTCGGCGCGATCGACTATCGGCTCGGGGCCGTCATGCTGGTCTACCCCGGACTGATCGCAGGAATCGTCGTCTCGAACGTCGCCGTCGATCGGGCCTACTGGTGGTTCCCGGCCATCAACACCGCCGTCGGTACGCTGCTGACGGTCGGTGGGCTCTGGAGGGTCGTCCATGGATAA
- the cruF gene encoding bisanhydrobacterioruberin hydratase: MDNTNATNHDRRETSGRRGAVQRRLEALIRQNRFTIAVVFPVVGAVTLVASAEGWLPEPLAYNPLFILFGTAVMRSPLLVGVLPRIGWWALGCLGVLTAYTYAIEVVGVRTDWPYGAFEYTIQLGPMLLGEVPIALPLFFIPLVLNAYLLTLLVLGDWSDRLLVRVPVAIAAVVAIDVVLDPAAVAIGFWAFESGGFYGVPLSNYAGWVLSGTVAVALVDLAFERSGLLERVRVCEFMLDDLVSFVLLWGSINLLYGNWLAAGVAGLFCLGLFSTDRYDREMVLTALPRFDPDPSSGPRN, from the coding sequence ATGGATAACACGAACGCGACGAATCACGACAGACGAGAGACGAGCGGACGACGCGGAGCCGTCCAGCGTCGTCTCGAGGCGCTCATTCGGCAGAATCGGTTCACGATCGCCGTCGTCTTCCCGGTCGTCGGCGCGGTGACACTGGTCGCGAGCGCGGAGGGGTGGCTCCCGGAGCCACTCGCGTACAACCCCCTGTTTATCCTGTTTGGAACGGCGGTCATGCGTTCGCCGCTACTCGTCGGGGTCCTCCCGCGGATCGGCTGGTGGGCGCTGGGCTGTCTCGGCGTTCTGACGGCATACACCTACGCGATCGAGGTGGTCGGCGTCCGGACGGACTGGCCCTACGGTGCCTTCGAGTACACGATCCAGCTCGGGCCGATGCTGCTGGGGGAGGTGCCGATCGCGCTTCCGCTGTTTTTCATCCCACTGGTGCTGAACGCCTACCTGCTGACGCTGCTGGTGCTTGGTGACTGGAGCGACCGACTCCTGGTGAGGGTCCCAGTCGCGATTGCGGCCGTCGTCGCCATCGACGTCGTTCTCGACCCGGCGGCCGTCGCCATCGGTTTCTGGGCCTTCGAGTCCGGCGGGTTCTACGGGGTCCCCCTCTCGAACTACGCCGGCTGGGTGCTGTCGGGGACCGTCGCCGTTGCGCTCGTCGATCTCGCGTTCGAGCGATCTGGACTGCTAGAGCGGGTCCGGGTGTGTGAGTTCATGCTGGACGACCTGGTGAGTTTCGTGTTGCTGTGGGGGTCGATCAACCTCCTGTACGGGAACTGGCTCGCCGCGGGTGTCGCTGGGTTGTTCTGTCTCGGCCTGTTCAGCACCGACCGATACGACCGTGAGATGGTGCTGACGGCGCTTCCCCGGTTCGATCCGGACCCCTCGAGCGGACCGCGAAACTGA
- the bioB gene encoding biotin synthase BioB yields the protein MVYETANRVIDEAVTRVLDGESLDRTDGLALIAQPVDELAAAADYVREQFGDGTVDACSIVNAKAGNCAEDCGFCAQSVHFDTGIDTHDFLEPEEILEAAKRAERDGAQRFGIVVAEKGVSKQHRPEEWRDVIRAIRLVRDETDVEIDASLGILTEDEAETLAEEGIDHYNHNVETSPRFFPEIVDTHSFEDRVKTLEIAKNAGMDLCAGVILGMGETPTDRVEAAIALQEIGISSLPVNVLNPVPGTPLAERLGGSADISTAEIVETVAVYRLLHPTARVRLTGGREANLEPDEQHLPLEAGADGLLTGDYLTTGGQSPDEDLEIIERAGMRPNMDANEFDPDAVRTRADEPVRDRDGADIDAAAEPNAATDQTD from the coding sequence GTGGTTTACGAGACAGCGAACCGAGTGATCGACGAGGCGGTGACGCGCGTGCTCGACGGCGAGTCGCTCGATCGAACCGACGGACTGGCGCTGATCGCCCAGCCGGTCGACGAACTCGCCGCGGCGGCGGACTACGTCCGGGAACAGTTCGGCGACGGGACGGTCGATGCCTGTTCGATCGTCAACGCGAAAGCCGGCAACTGCGCCGAGGACTGTGGGTTCTGTGCCCAGTCCGTCCACTTCGATACGGGTATCGACACCCACGACTTCCTCGAGCCCGAGGAGATTCTCGAGGCCGCAAAACGCGCCGAACGGGACGGTGCCCAGCGGTTCGGCATCGTCGTCGCAGAGAAAGGCGTCTCCAAGCAGCACCGTCCCGAGGAGTGGCGAGACGTCATCCGGGCGATTCGCCTGGTACGGGACGAAACCGACGTCGAGATCGACGCGTCGCTTGGCATTCTGACCGAAGACGAAGCCGAAACCCTCGCCGAGGAGGGAATCGATCACTACAATCACAACGTCGAAACCTCGCCGCGATTTTTCCCGGAGATCGTCGACACCCACAGCTTCGAGGACCGAGTGAAGACGCTCGAAATCGCCAAGAACGCAGGCATGGACCTCTGTGCGGGCGTCATCCTCGGAATGGGTGAGACGCCGACCGACCGCGTCGAAGCGGCCATCGCGTTACAGGAGATTGGGATTTCGTCGCTTCCCGTGAACGTGCTCAACCCCGTTCCGGGAACGCCGCTTGCCGAGCGACTTGGCGGCTCGGCGGATATATCGACGGCAGAGATCGTCGAGACGGTCGCGGTCTATCGACTGCTTCACCCGACCGCGAGAGTTCGCCTGACTGGCGGGCGAGAGGCGAACCTCGAGCCCGACGAACAACACCTGCCGCTGGAAGCCGGTGCCGACGGCCTCCTCACCGGCGACTACCTCACGACGGGCGGCCAGTCGCCGGACGAGGACCTCGAGATCATCGAACGCGCCGGCATGCGCCCGAACATGGACGCAAACGAGTTCGATCCCGATGCGGTACGTACGCGGGCCGACGAACCCGTTCGCGACCGTGACGGAGCCGACATCGACGCAGCCGCGGAACCGAACGCAGCAACCGACCAAACCGACTGA
- a CDS encoding aminotransferase class I/II-fold pyridoxal phosphate-dependent enzyme gives MTEYGFDLRRRLEARDRNGLRRDLEPAERVASRTRFAPDPRGRGGAVDFDEPALVFASNNYLGLARDRRVQRAAERAIHGVGTGAGASRLVTGDTSLHRALERDLAACKRTERALVFSSGYAANVGTIAALEPDRLFSDALNHASIIDGCRLADAETVVYDHCDPDDLAAKCDSAATEAAPDEQWLIVTDSVFSMDGDVAPLEALCEIAETYGAWLMVDEAHATGLFDDGGGVVQREGLSDRVDVQMGTLSKALASQGGYVAGSEPLVEHLLNDARSFVYSTGLAPPAVGAAREALRIAREEDRADRLWETVERLREGLETAGYVVLGESHVLPVLVGDRELAVELAGRVRDHGVVAPPIRPPTVPEGESRIRVAPMATHDRDDVDACLEAFEEAGRAVGVLP, from the coding sequence ATGACCGAGTACGGATTCGATCTCCGACGCCGACTCGAGGCCCGCGACCGGAACGGATTGCGACGCGACCTCGAGCCGGCCGAACGGGTCGCGTCGCGGACGCGGTTCGCGCCGGACCCTCGCGGTCGCGGCGGGGCCGTCGACTTCGACGAGCCGGCACTCGTCTTCGCGTCCAACAACTACCTCGGGCTGGCACGGGACCGACGCGTACAGCGTGCCGCGGAGCGAGCGATCCACGGCGTCGGTACCGGCGCTGGAGCGAGCAGACTCGTCACTGGAGATACCAGCCTGCACCGTGCGCTGGAACGTGATCTTGCAGCGTGCAAGCGGACGGAACGGGCGCTCGTTTTCTCTTCGGGCTACGCCGCCAACGTCGGGACGATCGCAGCACTCGAGCCCGATCGCCTCTTTTCGGACGCGCTCAACCACGCCAGCATCATCGACGGCTGCCGGCTCGCGGATGCGGAGACGGTCGTCTACGATCACTGTGACCCCGACGACCTCGCCGCGAAATGCGACTCGGCTGCTACCGAGGCAGCCCCCGACGAACAGTGGCTCATCGTGACCGATTCCGTGTTCAGCATGGACGGCGACGTCGCACCGCTCGAGGCGCTCTGTGAGATCGCCGAAACGTACGGTGCGTGGCTCATGGTCGACGAGGCCCACGCCACGGGGCTGTTCGACGACGGCGGTGGCGTCGTCCAGCGGGAAGGGCTGAGCGACCGCGTCGACGTCCAGATGGGGACGCTCTCGAAGGCACTGGCCAGCCAGGGCGGCTACGTCGCGGGAAGCGAGCCGCTCGTAGAGCATCTCCTCAACGACGCCCGCTCGTTCGTCTACTCGACCGGGCTCGCACCGCCGGCCGTCGGCGCGGCCCGAGAGGCGCTACGGATCGCCCGAGAGGAAGACCGAGCCGACCGGCTCTGGGAGACGGTCGAGCGGCTCCGCGAGGGTCTCGAGACGGCCGGATACGTGGTCCTCGGGGAGTCTCACGTGCTTCCGGTCCTGGTCGGCGACCGCGAACTGGCGGTCGAACTCGCCGGTCGCGTCCGCGACCACGGGGTCGTCGCCCCGCCGATCCGTCCGCCGACCGTCCCGGAGGGAGAAAGCAGGATTCGCGTCGCGCCGATGGCGACACACGATCGAGACGACGTCGACGCCTGCCTCGAGGCGTTCGAGGAGGCCGGCCGGGCCGTGGGGGTGTTGCCGTGA
- the bioD gene encoding dethiobiotin synthase, producing MTDPVDPGTGVFVAGTGTGVGKTVVTAGLTGWLRSEGVAAHAIKPAQTGAPEDDDAGTVADVCDEPTASTCLRRLEPPLAPRVAASVTDESLSYDDIVAGCRSLAADETVTIVEGIGGVRVPLADGYEVLDLAADLGFPAIVVARSGLGTLNHTALTVAALENRGLSVAGIVLNEYEGETLAERTNPAELERMTATRVATVPPLEVDDGGAVVDGVRQNVPSSLLPVALE from the coding sequence ATGACCGATCCCGTCGATCCCGGGACCGGCGTCTTCGTCGCTGGAACCGGAACCGGCGTCGGCAAGACCGTCGTCACCGCCGGCCTGACCGGCTGGCTCCGAAGCGAAGGGGTCGCTGCTCACGCTATCAAACCGGCACAGACCGGTGCACCCGAAGACGACGACGCAGGGACGGTTGCCGACGTCTGTGACGAGCCAACTGCGTCGACGTGTCTCCGGCGACTGGAACCACCGCTTGCACCCCGCGTCGCGGCGTCGGTCACAGATGAATCGCTCTCCTACGACGACATCGTGGCTGGCTGTCGCTCGCTGGCCGCTGACGAGACGGTCACGATCGTCGAAGGAATCGGCGGCGTTCGAGTCCCACTCGCCGACGGCTACGAAGTGCTCGACCTCGCTGCCGACCTCGGCTTTCCCGCCATCGTCGTCGCCCGTTCCGGGCTCGGAACGCTGAACCACACCGCGCTAACCGTGGCTGCACTCGAGAACCGGGGGCTGTCCGTCGCCGGGATCGTTCTCAACGAGTACGAAGGGGAGACGCTGGCCGAGCGGACGAACCCCGCGGAACTCGAGCGAATGACGGCCACACGAGTCGCGACCGTCCCGCCGCTCGAGGTCGACGATGGCGGGGCGGTCGTCGACGGCGTCCGGCAGAACGTTCCGTCGTCATTACTGCCAGTCGCTCTCGAGTAG
- a CDS encoding phytoene/squalene synthase family protein: protein MKREHVDEGKEIQKRTGKTFYLATRFLPKRVRHATHVLYAFFRIADEVVDDADGVSPPDQRAELESLRAQALGEAEPEDPVLEAFQELKTQYGIDDEEVDEFVDAMATDITKSHYETYADLESYMRGSAAAVGVMMTAIMEPEMEEAALPHAVKLGEAFQLTNFLRDVREDILGRDRIYLPQETLREYGVPNEDIETLEYTDSFARAMAHELERAEELYRDGVAGIRYLPEDCQLPVLLAAVLYAEHHALIREQEYDVLSSEPSLSTTRKLWCVAKTRWHWHWNRDPEAVFQRVSAVPTAEPGTEPDLHSHEPGDSVPTQ from the coding sequence ATGAAACGGGAACACGTAGACGAAGGGAAGGAGATCCAGAAGCGCACCGGAAAGACGTTCTATCTCGCGACCAGATTCTTGCCAAAGCGCGTTCGTCACGCCACGCACGTCCTCTATGCGTTTTTCCGGATCGCCGACGAGGTCGTCGACGACGCAGACGGCGTCTCTCCACCAGACCAGCGAGCCGAACTCGAGTCGTTGCGCGCCCAGGCACTCGGCGAAGCCGAGCCGGAAGACCCGGTTCTCGAGGCGTTCCAGGAGCTCAAAACACAGTACGGCATCGACGACGAGGAAGTCGACGAGTTCGTCGACGCGATGGCGACCGACATCACGAAGAGCCACTACGAAACATACGCCGACCTCGAGTCGTACATGCGCGGGTCGGCCGCGGCCGTCGGTGTGATGATGACCGCGATCATGGAACCCGAGATGGAAGAGGCGGCGCTTCCCCACGCCGTCAAACTCGGCGAGGCGTTTCAATTGACGAACTTCCTTCGTGATGTCCGTGAAGACATCCTCGGCCGCGACCGGATCTACCTTCCACAGGAGACGCTTCGCGAGTACGGCGTCCCGAACGAGGACATCGAGACCCTCGAGTACACCGACTCGTTTGCACGGGCGATGGCTCACGAACTCGAGCGGGCCGAAGAACTCTACCGGGACGGCGTCGCAGGCATCCGATATCTCCCCGAAGATTGCCAGCTTCCCGTCCTCCTGGCGGCGGTGCTGTACGCCGAACACCACGCGCTCATCCGCGAGCAGGAGTACGACGTCCTCTCTTCCGAGCCGTCGCTGTCGACGACCCGGAAACTGTGGTGTGTCGCAAAGACCCGCTGGCACTGGCACTGGAACCGCGACCCCGAGGCAGTGTTCCAGCGCGTCTCGGCGGTCCCGACCGCCGAACCCGGGACCGAGCCGGACCTTCACAGTCACGAGCCGGGCGACAGCGTACCGACGCAGTAG
- a CDS encoding bacterio-opsin activator domain-containing protein, whose amino-acid sequence MATRDALAEAALDTLPITVAVLDGNGNILLTNRAWDELDRDGKTDHVGVNYVATARMAEQDEYARRAADGLEAVLAGDRDSVSMEYPCQTPAQKQWFLMRASRFTVDGEDRVAVLHLEITDRKLAEIEADEAAQRLREEQQSLEHVLERVDGLVRDVTDAAVGATSRDEIERRVCQRLTATDPYVLAWVGRVDVTAQRISPREWAGRDDVPLETDELVLSSDETHPAVSALDAGESQVIQDVGTFEDADQWWPTGAGEWFQSVAAVPLEYGDVTYGVLVLFAEEAEVVDDRELLVLESLAGTVSTAMNAIEARRMLTTETVVELEVAIEDSSLFVGALATDLEASVTYRGLTYDRDGTALAFFYVDQRDGVADVAASLDGVTEATVLSEYGDGALLELALSDDVVTAIGDHGGVIQRLDAAPNNRVVDLALQLPNGQSTRSIYNVLEERYDRVELLSYHESDQPTQTPRDVLAKLDSELTDRQAMALRKAFYSEYFEWPRGTSGEELAESMGVSRSTFHQHLRAAQQKLLAELFAVDPTSEG is encoded by the coding sequence ATGGCTACCCGGGACGCACTCGCCGAAGCGGCCCTCGATACACTGCCGATTACCGTCGCCGTGCTCGACGGTAATGGCAATATCCTCCTGACGAATCGTGCGTGGGACGAACTCGACCGTGACGGCAAAACAGACCACGTGGGGGTCAACTACGTCGCGACTGCCAGGATGGCCGAGCAAGACGAGTACGCACGCCGCGCAGCCGACGGCCTCGAGGCCGTCCTCGCGGGCGACCGCGACTCGGTTTCGATGGAGTATCCCTGCCAGACGCCCGCCCAAAAACAGTGGTTCCTGATGCGAGCAAGCCGGTTTACTGTCGATGGGGAGGATCGGGTGGCGGTCCTCCATCTCGAGATCACCGACCGAAAGCTAGCAGAGATCGAGGCCGACGAGGCAGCCCAGCGCCTCAGAGAAGAACAGCAGTCCCTCGAGCACGTCCTCGAGCGGGTCGACGGACTTGTTCGCGATGTTACCGACGCGGCGGTCGGTGCGACGAGTCGCGACGAAATCGAACGCCGTGTCTGTCAGCGGCTCACGGCCACCGACCCCTACGTTCTCGCCTGGGTCGGCCGCGTCGACGTCACGGCACAGCGAATCTCCCCGCGCGAGTGGGCCGGCCGCGACGACGTGCCACTCGAGACTGACGAACTCGTGCTCTCGTCGGACGAAACCCACCCAGCCGTCAGCGCACTCGACGCGGGCGAATCGCAGGTCATCCAGGACGTCGGGACGTTCGAGGACGCCGACCAGTGGTGGCCGACGGGTGCGGGCGAGTGGTTCCAGTCGGTGGCTGCCGTCCCGCTCGAGTACGGCGACGTTACCTACGGCGTGCTCGTGTTGTTCGCCGAGGAGGCTGAAGTCGTCGACGACAGGGAACTGCTCGTCCTCGAGTCGCTTGCTGGGACGGTGTCGACGGCGATGAACGCGATCGAAGCGCGACGGATGCTAACGACGGAGACTGTCGTCGAACTCGAGGTCGCAATCGAGGACTCCTCACTGTTCGTCGGTGCGCTCGCGACCGATCTCGAGGCGTCCGTGACGTACCGTGGACTGACCTACGACCGGGACGGGACGGCACTCGCGTTCTTCTACGTCGACCAGCGGGACGGCGTCGCCGACGTCGCGGCCAGTCTCGATGGAGTTACGGAGGCCACGGTGCTCTCGGAGTACGGAGACGGGGCGTTACTCGAGTTGGCGCTGTCAGACGACGTCGTCACGGCGATTGGCGATCACGGTGGCGTTATTCAGCGACTCGACGCCGCCCCCAACAATCGCGTCGTCGATCTGGCACTCCAGTTACCGAACGGCCAGTCGACCCGATCCATCTACAACGTCTTAGAGGAGCGGTACGATCGGGTCGAGCTGCTCAGCTATCACGAGTCCGACCAGCCGACGCAGACGCCACGGGACGTGCTTGCGAAACTCGACTCGGAACTGACCGATCGGCAGGCGATGGCTCTTCGGAAGGCGTTCTACTCGGAGTACTTCGAGTGGCCTCGTGGCACCTCGGGTGAGGAGCTCGCCGAATCGATGGGTGTCTCCCGGTCGACGTTTCACCAGCATCTCCGGGCCGCCCAGCAGAAACTGCTCGCAGAACTGTTCGCCGTCGACCCTACTAGTGAGGGGTAG
- a CDS encoding HTH domain-containing protein — protein sequence MNRTQSSPTSVELWIRSFTPVSTGPTQERALEHIAVLEEQTALETNVCIWGKEIEQTDSDETRPVRIPQLERIERRLESFEDWARRRGRRLEPFFRRRRIESTITDETHEVWRPPTVALAEFDGEDLHHVAPCVDGDRTIDVFDRLETLAGDSNSMLWFDDDRQIDPETESNAVISEQSSRRSASFDSYLESPNPE from the coding sequence GTGAACCGCACCCAATCCAGTCCAACGAGCGTCGAGCTGTGGATTCGTTCGTTCACCCCCGTTTCGACCGGTCCAACCCAGGAACGTGCACTCGAGCACATCGCCGTGCTCGAAGAGCAGACAGCACTCGAGACAAACGTCTGCATCTGGGGAAAAGAGATCGAGCAGACGGACTCGGACGAGACGCGGCCCGTACGGATTCCACAACTCGAGCGGATCGAACGACGCCTCGAGTCGTTCGAAGACTGGGCACGGCGTCGCGGACGGCGGCTCGAACCGTTTTTCCGCCGCCGTCGGATCGAATCGACGATCACGGACGAGACACACGAAGTCTGGCGACCACCGACGGTCGCACTCGCGGAGTTCGACGGTGAGGACCTCCATCACGTCGCTCCCTGTGTCGACGGCGATCGAACGATCGACGTTTTCGATCGACTCGAGACGCTGGCAGGCGATTCGAATTCGATGTTGTGGTTCGACGACGACCGACAGATCGATCCGGAAACGGAGTCAAACGCAGTGATCTCCGAGCAATCGTCACGCCGGTCGGCTTCGTTCGACAGCTACCTGGAGTCGCCCAACCCGGAGTGA
- the msrB gene encoding peptide-methionine (R)-S-oxide reductase MsrB, with the protein MDHEPADTDQDLPETDEQWRERLDDEEYRILREAGTETPFSGEYVDHKDDGSYACVGCGVELFDSETKFDSGCGWPSFYDVDDDRIETRPDTSHGMRRTEILCAECGGHLGHVFEDGPEPTGKRYCINSVALEFDEE; encoded by the coding sequence ATGGATCACGAGCCAGCCGATACCGATCAGGACCTCCCCGAAACCGACGAGCAGTGGCGAGAGCGACTCGACGACGAGGAGTACCGTATTCTCCGCGAAGCCGGTACTGAAACGCCCTTTAGCGGCGAATACGTCGATCACAAGGACGACGGCAGCTACGCCTGTGTCGGCTGTGGTGTCGAACTGTTCGACTCCGAGACCAAGTTCGACTCCGGCTGTGGCTGGCCCAGTTTCTACGACGTCGACGACGACCGCATCGAGACGCGACCCGACACCAGCCACGGAATGCGCCGGACCGAAATCCTGTGTGCCGAGTGTGGCGGCCACCTCGGCCACGTCTTCGAGGACGGCCCCGAACCGACGGGGAAACGCTACTGTATCAACAGCGTCGCCCTCGAGTTCGACGAGGAGTAA
- a CDS encoding biotin--[acetyl-CoA-carboxylase] ligase — translation MNETRHAILEELADGPASGPELADSLEISRAAIWKHVEALREAGFEIESEPTGYRLEEIAAYSGPAVEFRLEAPFEIEYHDAVGSTNDRARERATAGDEDVVVLADEQTGGRGRLERAWAAPSGGVWASVVTRPSIAPAQAPLYTLAAAVATARAVREAGVDAGIKWPNDVILPGVGNEYRKLAGILTEMEGETDRVSWLVVGIGVNANVDAADLPEGATSIRAEAGDIDRRRFVQRLLEEFDRYRTDLEAVVPVWRELAATIGQRVSVDRPGGEVVGEAVDVTESGALVVETDDGERASVTAGDCEHLRPV, via the coding sequence ATGAACGAGACGCGACACGCGATCCTCGAGGAACTCGCCGACGGCCCAGCCTCGGGGCCGGAACTCGCCGACTCACTCGAAATCTCGCGGGCGGCGATCTGGAAACACGTCGAGGCGCTCCGCGAGGCCGGGTTCGAAATCGAGAGCGAGCCGACTGGCTACCGCCTCGAAGAGATTGCGGCCTACAGCGGCCCAGCGGTCGAGTTTAGGCTCGAGGCACCGTTCGAAATCGAGTACCACGATGCCGTCGGAAGTACGAACGATCGTGCGCGAGAGCGCGCGACCGCCGGCGACGAGGACGTCGTCGTCCTCGCCGACGAACAGACCGGCGGCCGAGGCCGACTCGAGCGAGCGTGGGCGGCACCGTCGGGTGGCGTCTGGGCCAGCGTCGTCACCCGGCCGTCGATCGCGCCCGCGCAGGCACCGCTGTACACGCTGGCTGCAGCGGTCGCGACCGCTCGAGCGGTCCGCGAGGCCGGCGTCGACGCCGGGATCAAGTGGCCAAACGACGTGATTCTCCCCGGGGTGGGAAACGAGTATCGAAAGCTCGCGGGAATTCTCACCGAGATGGAGGGTGAGACGGATCGAGTCTCGTGGCTCGTCGTCGGGATCGGCGTCAACGCGAACGTAGACGCTGCCGATCTTCCGGAGGGGGCAACGAGTATCCGTGCCGAGGCCGGCGACATCGACCGTCGGCGGTTCGTCCAGCGGCTCTTGGAAGAGTTCGATCGGTATCGGACCGACCTCGAGGCGGTGGTCCCGGTCTGGCGTGAGCTGGCAGCGACGATCGGCCAGCGCGTCAGCGTCGACCGACCAGGCGGTGAGGTCGTCGGCGAGGCGGTCGACGTGACGGAGAGTGGCGCACTCGTCGTCGAGACAGACGACGGGGAGCGAGCCTCGGTGACGGCGGGTGACTGTGAGCACTTGCGGCCCGTGTGA
- a CDS encoding small multi-drug export protein produces the protein MTLLPALVDVGTTLESATGFGRYLLVFVLAMLPAVEPFIVIPVAIGLGLDPILTGLAAFAGSTAAVASIVVAHQRIAAWWRRRTGSDPTASSDRYDRTRRVWERYGLTGLAFAGPILAGIHLTALLAAVAGSNGRVTLAWLTVGLAAWTVALVGATVGGLSLLGVA, from the coding sequence ATGACGCTCTTGCCAGCACTCGTCGACGTCGGAACGACACTCGAGAGCGCGACCGGGTTCGGCCGCTACCTGCTTGTCTTCGTGCTCGCGATGCTGCCGGCAGTCGAACCGTTCATCGTGATCCCGGTCGCGATCGGGCTGGGTCTCGATCCGATTCTCACGGGTCTCGCCGCGTTTGCCGGCAGTACGGCGGCAGTCGCGTCGATCGTCGTGGCCCACCAGCGCATCGCCGCGTGGTGGCGACGACGGACCGGCTCCGACCCGACCGCCTCGAGTGATCGCTACGATCGCACACGCCGCGTCTGGGAACGATACGGGCTTACCGGGCTCGCGTTTGCGGGCCCGATTCTCGCGGGAATCCACCTGACAGCCCTGCTGGCCGCAGTCGCCGGCTCGAACGGCCGCGTCACTCTCGCGTGGCTTACCGTCGGACTGGCGGCCTGGACGGTCGCGCTCGTCGGCGCGACCGTCGGCGGGTTGTCGCTGCTTGGCGTTGCATAG